The nucleotide sequence AGGCCTTCGACTACAAACTCCTGGACAAGGCGACGGGGGAGATCGTCGAGAAGGCGAAGCAGACGGGCGCCAAGGTGGCGGGGCCGATCCCCCTGCCCACGAAGATCGAGCGCTTCACCGTGAACCGCTCGCCGCACGTCGACAAGAAGAGCCGGGAGCAGTTTGAGATCCGCACGCACAAGCGGCTGCTGGACATCCACGAGCCGCCCGCGGCGACGATCGACGCGCTGATGAAGCTGGATCTGCCGGCGGGTGTCGAAGTGGAGATCAAGCTCTAGTTTCGCCATCGTAACCCATTGAACGAAACGGCAAGGTGCGAGCCATGACGACCGGGATCTTAGGGAAAAAGCTGGGAATGACCCAGGTCTTCGACGCCGAGGGGAAGGTGATCCCCGTGACGGTGATCGAGGCGGGTCCGTGCACCGTGGTACAGAGGAAAACCGGCCGGAACGACGGGTACGACGCGGTCCAGATCGGGTTCGGGCCGAAAAAAGCGCACCGCGTCAGCAAGCCGATGATCGGCCATTTCCGGAAGGCGGGGAAGGGGGCGTTCGGAATGCTCGGGGAGCTCCGGATCCCCGCGGAATCCCCCCTGGATGCGGGGCAGGAAATCCACGTCGATATCTTCAAGGAAGGCGATTATGTCGACGTCATGGGGCAGACCAAGGGAAGAGGATT is from Deltaproteobacteria bacterium RBG_16_64_85 and encodes:
- a CDS encoding 50S ribosomal protein L3 → MTTGILGKKLGMTQVFDAEGKVIPVTVIEAGPCTVVQRKTGRNDGYDAVQIGFGPKKAHRVSKPMIGHFRKAGKGAFGMLGELRIPAESPLDAGQEIHVDIFKEGDYVDVMGQTKGRGFTGVIKRWNFKGGRATHGSMFHRAPGSIGASAWPSRVIKNMKMAGHYGNERVTILNLKVVGVQLEKNLLLIRGAVPGAKNSLVFVRHAVKKGNT
- a CDS encoding 30S ribosomal protein S10 encodes the protein MEHQKIRIRLKAFDYKLLDKATGEIVEKAKQTGAKVAGPIPLPTKIERFTVNRSPHVDKKSREQFEIRTHKRLLDIHEPPAATIDALMKLDLPAGVEVEIKL